CGGCGCCGATTGCCCAGGTTCGCGAGACGGCTCCGGCGCTGGACCTCCCGGCCCCGCCGGCTCCCCTCGAGGTTTCCCCGCCCGAAGTGGACATCGACGACGTTCCCACCGCGCCATTCCAGTTCCCGGTGGACCTCTACCGCGTCGGATCGGCGCCCGAGCCCGCGGCAGCTCTGCCGGAGGCTCCGACCCCAGCCCCGGCCGCGGTTCAGGCGCCGGCTCCCGAGCCGGAAGCCGCACCGGCCCCCGCCGAACCGCCCCTCGTCACGCCGACGCTCGCGGCGCTTTACGAGCGGCAGGGCTTCGCGGCCGACGCGCGTGAGACCTACCGCACGCTCGCCGAGACCGAGGCGGACGAGGCGCGTGCCCAGGCCCTTCGCGACAAGGCCGCGGCGATCCCCGCCGAGCGGCGCGACCGGCCGCATCTCCGCCGGCTCGCCCGGCGCTTTCCGAAGCGCACGGAGGCGACGGCGAACGACCTCCACGCGATGATCCGCGCGCTCGTCGAATCGACCGAGGGTATCCGGGCCGCCACGTTGACCGATCTCGAAGGCCTGCCGGTCGTGACGGCCGGACCCGGCGCGCGCGAGGGCTCACAGGAGATCCTCGTCGCCGAGCTGACCTCCTTCCTCAACAACGTCGGACGCTCGGCGGGAGAAGTCGGCGCGGGGCGCCTGCGCAGCCTCGCCCTCGCCGGCGCCAACGGCACCGCCATCGTGTCCCGCGTGAGCGACGACTATTCGCTCATCCTGCACGTGGACCCCGATGCGATCCTGGGCGAGGTGCGATGGGAAGCCGAACGCACGGCCCGCGCCCTCGCCCCCGCGGTTCGCTGAGCGCCGAGAGAGAATTCAGGAAACGAACCGAGAGGACACATGAACGTCAAGGAAATCAAGGAACTGGTGGACCTCGTATCCCGACGCGGGCTCGCGGGTCTCGAGATCGAACGCGCGGGCTTCCGCCTGCGGATCGAGGGCGCCCCGCGGGTCCCGGCCGCGGGGCCGCGCGGCTGGGAGCCGGCCGTGTTCGCGGAGCCCGTCTCCCTGCCCGCGCCCGCCGCGCCGGTCGCAGGGCCGCCCGCCGTCGCCCGCGTCGCGCCCGGCCCCCCGGGCTCGGGCGAGACCGAGGGCTTCCACGTCCTCACGTCGCCCATCGTGGGCACTTTCTACCGCGCGGCCAATCCCGACGCGGATCCGTTCGTCAAGGTCGGCGACGTGGTCGAGAAGGGCAAGACGCTCTGCATCGTCGAGGCGATGAAACTCATGAACGAAATCGAGGCGGACGTGGCGGGGACGATCGTGGCGATCTACCCGCAGAACGCGCAGCCGGTCGAGTTCGGCGAAAAACTCTTCGCGATCCAGCCCCGCTGAGGCGACGTGTTCCAGAAGGTTCTCGTCGCCAACCGTGGAGAGATCGCGCTCCGCATCATCGCCGCCTGCAAGGAGCTGGGCGTCGCGACCGTGGCCGTCCATTCGGAGGCCGACCGTGACGCGCTCCACGTCCGGGCCGCGGACGAGTCGGTGTGCATCGGGCCGCCGGCGCCGTCCGGCTCCTACCTGAACATCACGTCGCTCGTCGCGGCGGCCGAGATCACCGGGGCCGACGCCGTGCACCCCGGCTACGGCTTTCTCGCGGAGAACGCGCACTTCGCCGAGATCCTCGAGGAAGTCGGCCTGAAGTGGATCGGCGCGTCGCCCGACTCGATCCGGCGCATGGGAGACAAGGCGGTCGCGAAGTCGACCGTCAAGGATTCCGGCGTGCCCACGGTCCCCGGAAGCGCGGGCCCGCTCGACTCGATCGAGGACTCGATGCGCCTCGCCGAACGGATCGGGTACCCCGTGCTCCTGAAGGCCGTCGCCGGGGGCGGCGGGCGCGGGATGCGCGTGGCGCGCAACGACAAGGAGCTCGCCGCGGCCTTCGAGCTCGCGACGCGGGAGGCCGAGCGCGCGTTCGGCAACGGCAGCCTCTACCTCGAGAAGTACCTCGCCGAGCCGCGCCACGTCGAGATCCAGATCTTCGGCGACGCCCACGGACGCGTCGTCCACCTTGGCGAGCGCGAGTGCTCGCTCCAGCGCCGGCACCAGAAGATCATGGAAGAGTCGCCGTCGCCGGCGCTCTCCGACGCCCTGCGCGCGAAAATGGGCGCGGCGGCCGTCGCGTGCGCGCGGGCCGTGAACTACGTCGGCGCCGGCACCGTGGAGTTTCTCCTCGACGAGGACGGGTCGTTCTTCTTCATGGAGATGAACACGCGCATCCAGGTCGAGCACCCGGTGACCGAGATGGTCACGGGCTTCGACCTCGTGAAGGAGCAAATCCGCGTGGCGGCGGGGGAGCCCCTGTCCTTCGGCCCGACGCCCGGCGACGGGGACGGGGCCGGCTGGAAGCCGCGCGGGCACGCGATCGAGTTCCGCATTAACGCGGAGGATCCCGTCACGTTCGCGCCGTCGCCCGGCACGATCACGACGTTTCACCTCCCGGGCGGACCCGGCGTCCGCGTCGACACGGCCGCCTACTCGGGCTGGAAGATCCCGCCGTACTACGACTCGCTCATCGCGAAGCTCATCGTCCACGGCCGCGACCGCGAGGAGGCGCTCGCCCGCGGCAGGCGCGCGCTCGAGCTCTTCATCGTCGAGGGCGTCAAGACGACGATCCCGCTCCACCTGCGGCTCCTCGACGACCCGGACGTGCGGCGCGGGCGCTTCTCCACGAAGTGGCTCGAGCGCTGGCTCCTCAAGCACGGACCGGGCTGACCGGAGGCCCGCGCGTGGCGGCCGCGCCGGGGCGCATCTACCTCGTCGGCTTCATGGGAAGCGGGAAGACGACCGCCGGACGGCTCCTCGCCGGGCTGTTCGGCCTCCCGTTCGTCGATCTCGACCTCGCGTTCGAGGCGATGGCGGGGCAGACGATCCGCGAGACGTTCGAGACGCGGGGCGAACCGTGGTTTCGCGAGCGCGAGGCCGAGCTCCTGCGCGGGACGGCGTCGCTCGGGGCGGCCGTCGTCGCGCTCGGCGGCGGGACGTTCACGTTCCCCGAGAATCGCGACTTCGTAAAGTCGCACGGGCTCTCGATCTTCCTCGACGCGCCGTTCGACGTGATCGCCGAGCGGCTGGCCGGCAAGACCGCCGACCGGCCTCTGTTTCCCTCCGAGGAGCGTGCGCGGGAGCTCTGGGAGGCGCGCCTCCCATCCTATAGAATGGCAGATCGGACGCTCGACGTGACACGCGACATGACTGCGGCCGACGTGGCCGGCCGACTGGCGGATCTCGCGGCACCGCCGCTGACGGCCCCGGACGGAGCGGCCTGACGTGCGCTACCTGATCATCTCCGATCTGCACTCGAACGACGAGGCGCTGACGGCCGTCCTCCGGCGCGTCAAGCGCAAGAAATTCGAGCGCGTCATCTGCCTCGGGGACTTCGTCGGCTACGCCGCAGACCCGAACAAGGTCCTCGACCGCTACCGCACCTTCCGGCGCCCGACGTACGCGATCCGGGGAAACCACGACAAGGTCGTCTCGGGCGTCGAGGAGGGCGCGCTCTTCAATCCGCCCGCCCTCGAGGCCGCTCGCTGGACGACGGACCGGCTCTCCCGCGAGAACGCCGACTTCCTGAGGAAGCTCGCCCCGGGTCCCGAGGTCGTCGACGGGAAGTTCGTCGTGTGCCACGGTTCGCCTCTGGACGAGGACGCGTACATCTTCTCGGACTTCGACGCGTCGCTGAACTTCGTACAGATGCACCGGCTCGCCGAGGGCGTCAACCTGTGCTTCTTCGGCCACAGCCACATCCCGTCGATCTTCACGCTCGAGCCCGGCGGCATCCGCGTCGAGGCCGTGCGCGACCCGCGGTACAAGCTGCGCCTCGACCCCGAGAAGCGCTACCTCGTGAACCCCGGCTCCGTGGGCCAGCCGCGCGACCGCAATCCGCGCGCCGCGTACGCGATCTACGATTCGGACGCGGGCGTCGTCCACTTCGACCGTGTCCCGTACGACGTCGCGACGACCCGCCGGAAGATCGAGCGCGCCGGGCTTCCGGCGGTGCTCGGGGACCGGCTCCTCGTCGGCCTTTGACCCACGGCGGGCGCCGCGCCGCGGCCACGGCTGGGATTCTTCTCGCCGCTGCCGGCTGCGTGTCTTTCGGCGGCGCGCCCGGCCCGCCGAAGGGCACGTACCGCGAGCGCCTCCACGGTTTCGCCGGCCTCCTCGCGATGGAGGACCGGCGCTCCTACGACCCGCTCCTCGCAGGCCGCATGGCCGCGTCCCCGGACCCGTGGCTGCGCGCAAAGACGGCGCTTGCCGCGGGCCGCCTCCGGGATCCCGACGCGTCGATCCTGATCCCGCCCCTGCTGGCCGATCCCGAGGCTTCCGTCCGCGGCGCGGCGGCGCTCGCGGCGGGGGTCTCGGGCGACGTGCGGCTCGTGCCGCTTCTTGCGAAGGCTCTCCGGGACGCCGACGCGGCGACGGCGGCCAACGCCGCCGAGGCGCTCGGCAAGCTCGGCGGCAAGGACGCGACGGACGCGCTCCTGGCCGTTCTCGCGGCGCGCGACGGCGTCACGTCGACACGCGCCGCAAGCGCACTCGCGATGTTCCGCAGGCCCGAGGCGAGGACGGTCGCGGCGCTGGTGAAGGTCCTCGCAGAGGATCCTCTTGCTCCCGAGCTGAGGCAGGCGGCCGTCTATTCACTGTCGCGCAAGCCAGAACCCGCAGCCGTTCCGGCGCTTCGCGCCGTGCTTAGAAAGGGTTCGGACGAGCCGATCGTCGTTTCCTGGGCAGCACGCGCAGTCGGGTTGCTGGGGGATGAAGAGAGCGCCGCGGACCTCGTCGCGCTCGCCCGCAGCCCGAGCGTCTCGATCGCGGTACAGGCGTTGGGCGCGCTGAATTCACTTTCTAAGCAGAATCTCTTCTCCGAGTCTTCGGACCTGACTCGGATCGTCCGGGGCGTCGGTCTCCTCCGAGCAAAAGACTTCGTCCCCGGGGTCGCCGTTGCGGCGATCCGCCTTCTCGGCGTGCTGCCGGATTCGCCCGAGTCGCGGGCGGCGCTCGAAGAGAACCTTCTTCGAAAGGGGTGGAGAGGGCAGACGGCTCTCGTCGCCCTGACGCGCCTCGATGGGGCACGGGCGCCCGAGAAGGCCGCCGCGCGGCTCGAGAAGGCGATCGTCGGCGGGACGCTCGAGCAGCGTCTCGGCGCCGCCGAGGCGCTGGAATATCTTGCCGGAGGAGAGACCGGGAAGGACAAAGAGGGGATTTCTTTGAATGACCCTCTCGTAACGACCCTTCTCGCTGATCCCGCCGCGCGCGTCCGCGCTGCCGTCCTTTCTTCACTTTCAAAGAATTCTTCTCCCCGGGCTTTCTTCTGGCTCCTCGCGGGCCTCGCTGACCGCGACCCTGCGGTGCGCGGAGTGGCGCTCGAGGAGTCCGCGCCCCTGCTCGAAAAGGGGAGTGAGGACCTCCGGCGCGCCTGGAAGTCCGCGTTCGACGCCGCGTTCGACTCGAGCGAACCGGACTTCACGGTCGGCGCGCTGGACGCCGCCGCCGCGCGTGGCGAGGCCGGGCGGGCTCTCGTCGCCGGCCACGCGAACGACGCCGACGCCGTGACGCGGGACAAGGCCCGGCGCGTTCTCGTCGAGAAATACGGCGCCGCGGCCGCCTCTTTCCGCCCGATTCCCGTGAATACGCGGCTCACGGACGCGGATTACGACCGTCTCTCGCGGGCCGCCAACGAATCTCTCTTCTCGGCGACGGTCGAGACCGCGCGGGGGACCGCCGTCCTCGACCTCGACGCCGAGGAGGCCCCGATGACGGTCGAGAGTTTCCGCGCGCTCGCCGCGAAGCGCTTCTTCGACGGCATCGTGATCCATCGCGTCGTCCCGGACTTCGTCGTCCAGACCGGCGATCCGCGCGGCGACGGGAGCGGCGGCCCGGGTTACGCGATCCGAGACGAGATCAACGCCCTCCGTTACGCGCGCGGCGCCGTGGGCATGGCCCTGTCCGGACCGGATACCGGCGGCTCGCAGTGGTTCGCGACGCTGGCGCCCCAGATTCACCTCGACGGCGGGTACACGGTGTTCGGCAGGGTGCGGAGCGGGATGGACCTCTTCGACGGCACGGAGCAGGACGACACGCTCGTCTCCGTGCGCGTGACGGAGCGCCCGCGTCCGGCGCGGCCGCCGGGAGCGTCCGAGTGAGGTTCTCGATCGGCCGCGCACTGCAGCTCGTCGGGATCGTGCTCGTGGGCGTCGGGCTCGCCATCGGCCTCTTCCGCGACGATCTGAGGTACGAAGAGCGGATGTTCTTCGCGGGCGGGGGCGTCTTCTTCGCCGGCTGGCTCCTCGTGAGGCCCTACAAGGCGCCATGAAGGTTTTCGTCGGACAGCCGCTCGTCGAGCCCTCGACGCAGGAGGTCCTCGCCGGGCACGTGGTCGTCACGGGCGAAGGCAGTCTCCCGCGCGCCGAGTGGCCGCTTCTCGCGGATGCGGACGCGCTCCTCCCGACACCGCGCGAGCGGATCACGGCGGAGGTGCTCGAGGCGGCTCCGCGGGTGCGCATCGTCGCGAGCCACTCGGTGGGCGTCGACCACGTCGACCTCGCCGCCTGCCGCGCGCGCGGAGTTCTCGTCACGAACACGCCGGACGTCCTCACGGACGCCACGGCCGATCTCGCCTTCGCGCTGATCCTCGCCGTCGCGCGGCGCCTGCACGAGGGCGAGGCGCTCGCCCGCTCGGGCACGTGGGACGGCTGGAAGCCGCAGGAACTGCTCGGCGTCTCGCTCGCGGGGAAGACCCTGGGCATCTACGGCATGGGCCGCATCGGCCGCGCCGTCGCACTTCGCGCGGAGGCGTTCGGGATGGACGTCGTTCCGTTCGAGAAGGACGGGACGGAAGAGGAATTCAGAAACTTTCTTCTGGAAGTAGATGTGTTGTCGATCCATGCGCCCTTGACCGAGGAGACGCGCGGGAGATTCGGAGAACGGGAATTCCTGCGAATGAAGAGAGGGGGCGATCCTGATCAACACCGCGCGCGGCCCCATCGTGGACGAGAAAGCGCTTGTCGCATCCCTTCATTCGAAGCATCTCTTCGGCGCCGGCCTCGACGTGTTCCAGCGCGAGCCGCAGATCGAGGCGGCCCTTCTCGGGCTGCCGAATGTGGTTCTCCTCCCGCACCTCGGGTCGGCCACCGCGGAGACGCGCCTCGCGATGGCGCGGCTCGCGTGCACGGAGATCGTGCGGTTCTTCGCGGGCGAACCGCCGCTCAACCCGGTGCCCTGAGCCTCGCTCGGGCGCTCGTCGCCTATTCACCCTTCTAAGAAAATCTTCTTAAAAGGTCACCCGATGCTGAGGTCTTGCCGCCCGAGCGAGCGGCCTGCCAGGACCATCGGAACCGCGGCCGCGGCAGCGGCCGCGCAGAGAAATACAAGCAGCATCGGTGCAAGCGTCAGACGTTGGTGGAGTAGCGCCCCCAGCAGCGTCCGCAGCTCCGCCGATACGGCGACCGTCGCGAAGAGGGAGAGGCCCGTGGACAGGACGAGCGCGAAGAGGCCGCCGGGCCCGAGCGCGACCGCGACGGGGTTCGGGGCGTCGTAGCGCGGGAAGAGGCCTCCGAGGCCGGTATGGAGCGCCGGGATCGCGAGGCCGCCGGCGAGCGCGACCGCGAGCGCGGCGCCCGTCGTCGAAGCGCCGGGCCTGAGGACCGCGAGGCTCGCGCCCGTCAGGACGAGCGAGGCGAGGACGGCGGGAATCGCGCGCGCCGCCCAGCGGGCGAGGAGGTGGCGGCGCGGGTCGAGCGGCAGCGACCGCAGCACCGCGGCCGCGCGCGCGTCCGTGGAGACGGCGGGATAGGCGAAGCGCAGCGACAGGGCTGAAACGAGGAACAGCGAGAGCCCGGTCTGCAGCCCGGCGACGAGGTCCCGGGCCGCGGGATCGGACGTCGGGAGAAGGCGCACGTTCAGGAGGTCGAGGAGGAACACGGCGGCCAGCGACCCGAGCTGCGCGGGGGTCGACGCGTCGCGCAGGACCGTGGCGACCTCGGCGCGCAGGAGGACGCCGCCGAGCGAGCGGGCCGGGCGCCGCCGCCCGGGACGGGTCGCGCCCGACGAAGCCTCGCGCACGTCGCGCCATACCGTCCGGTGAGCGCCGGCGAGCACCGCCGGCACGAGGGCGGCCGCGGCGAGTCCGAGCACGAGCAGCAGCGCTCCCGGCACGAGACCGGCCGGATCGCCGGCGAGCCCGAGCGCCGCGCCGCGCGCGGCCCAGGCCGGCGGGCTCGCCCCGGGAGCGGGAGGAGCCGACGCGCCGAACGACTGCAGAAGGCCGAGCGCCTCCACGGGATCGAGGAGGCGCTCCGGGCGCGCCGCGCGGAAGCCGACGAGAGCGGCCGAGAGGCCCAGCGCCGAGAGAAGAGCGGAGAAGAGGCGTGCCCGGCGCGCCGGGACGATTCGTACGAGGACGAGCGCGCCCGCGATCCCAAGCGATCCGGCGAGGAGGAAGAGACCGGTGACGGAGAGGAGGCCGGCGCCGGCGGCAAGGAGCGGAGCGGGCGACGCGGCCGCGGCGACGCCCAGCGCGGGAAGCGCGAGGAGGAGGGACGGCGCGGACGCCAGCGCGAGCGTGAGGGCGGCCTGGCGCGCGAGCAGGCGGCGGTGCGGGATCGGGAGCACTGCGAGGGCGAGGAGCTCCTCGGAGAGAAACAGCGTCGACACGGCCGTCGTGAGGGACCCGAGGATGACGAGCGCCGCGGCGGCGCCGAACGCGCCCGCGAGGAGACGCTCGACGAGGTAGAGGGGTCGGAGCTCGGGGAGGTACGCGAGAGCGGCCGCGGAGGCCCGGACCGCTGCCTCGAGCCCGGCGACCTCGAGTGCGACGAAGACGGCGAGCGCGAACAGGCCCGCGAGGGCGGGAATCCGGGCGCGGCCGCGCGTCCCGAGCAGCGCCCGCGCCGCGGCGCGCGCGGAGTTGGCCCGGTAGACGCCGTTCACGCCGGCGGATCCCCGGCGAGCGCGAAGAAGACCTCCGAGAGCGCGCCCGTGACGCCCGACGCGGTGCGGAGCGCCCCGGGCGCTCCGCGCGCGAGGAGACGCCCGTCGAACAGGAGGCCCGCGTCCGTCGCGAGCTCCTCGGCCTGCGCGAGCTGGTGCGTCGTGAGGAGGACGGCCGAGCCGCGGGCGGCGAGGGCGCGCAGGCGGCCGCCGAGGCTCCGCTGGGCGATCGGATCGAGCCCGACCATCGGCTCGTCGAGGACGAGCACCTCGGGGTCGTGCAGAAACGCCTGTGCGAGCGCGACGCGCTGCCGCGTGCCGTGCGAGAGCGTCTCGTTGCGCGAGTCCGCGACGGCCGCGAGGTCGAATTCCGCGAGCTCGTCGTCGATCCGCGCCTCGAGCGCGGCGCTGCGCGCGCCGAAGACGGCGCCGACGAAGCGGAGCGTCTCGCGCGGCGTCCACTTCGGCCAGAGGTAGGGCCGGTCCGGCACGAACCCGAGCCTCGACTTGGCGGCGACGGGGTCGCGTGCGACGTCGACGCCCGCGAGAAACGTCCGCCCGGAAGTAGGGGAGAGCAGGCCGGTGAGGAGGCCGATCGCGGTCGTCTTGCCGGCCCCGTTCGGGCCGACGAGAGCGAAGAGAGCGCCGGCGGGGATCTCGAGCGTGAGGTCCGAGAGGGCCGTCTTGTCGCCGTAGCGCTTGACGGCCCCCTCGAACCGGATCACGACGGGATCTTAAGCGTAGAGGCCGCGCATCTGAAGGTCGTGCGCCACGCGCTGGATCGCCACCATGTACGCCGCGATGCGGTACGTGACCCTGTGCTTCGCGACCATCTCGCGGATGTCCTGGAAGGACTGGACCATGATCTCCTCGAGACGCTCGTTGACTTCCTTCTCGCGCCAGAAGAAGCCCATGCGGTCCTGCACCCACTCGAAGTAGGAGACGGTCACGCCGCCTCCGTTCGCGTAGATGTCCGGCACGACGATCACGCCCTTCTTCTGGAGGATGTCGTCCGCGTCGTGCGTCGTCGGGCCGTTCGCGCCCTCGACGATGATCCTGGCCTTGATGTCGCCGGCGTTCTCGTCGGTGATCTGGTTCTCGAGCGCTGCCGGGATCAGGATGTCGCAGTCCACCGTGAGGAGGCCGGCCGGGTCCATCGGGGCGGCCCCGGGGAACCCGACGACCGACTTCTTCTCCGCGACGTACGCGAGGAGCGCGGGGACGTCGAGGCCTTCCGGGTTCAGGATGGCGCCGTTGATGTCCGAGACGGCGACGACCTTCGCGCCCTGCTCGTGGAACATCTTGGCCGAGATCGAGCCGACGTTGCCGAAGCCCTGGACCGCGACGCGCGAGCCGGCGAGCGGGATCCCGTGCGCGCGGCAGGCCTCGCGGCCCGCGATCATGACGCCGCGGCCGGTCGCCTCGACGCGTCCGCGCGACCCGCCGAGGGAGACGGGCTTCCCCGTGACGACCGACGTCACGGTGTGGCCGACGTGCATCGAGTAGGTGTCCATGACCCACGCCATCGTCTGCGAGTCGGTGCCGACGTCGGGGGCGGGGACGTCGCGCTCGGGCCCGAAGACGTCCATGAGCTCGGCCGTGTACCGGCGCGTGATCCGCTCCAGCTCGCCGCGCGACAGCTTGCGCGGGTCGCAGATCACGCCGCCCTTGCCGCCGCCGAACGGGATGTTCATGACGGCGCACTTCCAGGTCATCCAGGACGCGAGCGCGCGCACC
This genomic window from Acidobacteriota bacterium contains:
- the accB gene encoding acetyl-CoA carboxylase biotin carboxyl carrier protein; its protein translation is MNVKEIKELVDLVSRRGLAGLEIERAGFRLRIEGAPRVPAAGPRGWEPAVFAEPVSLPAPAAPVAGPPAVARVAPGPPGSGETEGFHVLTSPIVGTFYRAANPDADPFVKVGDVVEKGKTLCIVEAMKLMNEIEADVAGTIVAIYPQNAQPVEFGEKLFAIQPR
- a CDS encoding ABC transporter ATP-binding protein translates to MIRFEGAVKRYGDKTALSDLTLEIPAGALFALVGPNGAGKTTAIGLLTGLLSPTSGRTFLAGVDVARDPVAAKSRLGFVPDRPYLWPKWTPRETLRFVGAVFGARSAALEARIDDELAEFDLAAVADSRNETLSHGTRQRVALAQAFLHDPEVLVLDEPMVGLDPIAQRSLGGRLRALAARGSAVLLTTHQLAQAEELATDAGLLFDGRLLARGAPGALRTASGVTGALSEVFFALAGDPPA
- the accC gene encoding acetyl-CoA carboxylase biotin carboxylase subunit; translation: MFQKVLVANRGEIALRIIAACKELGVATVAVHSEADRDALHVRAADESVCIGPPAPSGSYLNITSLVAAAEITGADAVHPGYGFLAENAHFAEILEEVGLKWIGASPDSIRRMGDKAVAKSTVKDSGVPTVPGSAGPLDSIEDSMRLAERIGYPVLLKAVAGGGGRGMRVARNDKELAAAFELATREAERAFGNGSLYLEKYLAEPRHVEIQIFGDAHGRVVHLGERECSLQRRHQKIMEESPSPALSDALRAKMGAAAVACARAVNYVGAGTVEFLLDEDGSFFFMEMNTRIQVEHPVTEMVTGFDLVKEQIRVAAGEPLSFGPTPGDGDGAGWKPRGHAIEFRINAEDPVTFAPSPGTITTFHLPGGPGVRVDTAAYSGWKIPPYYDSLIAKLIVHGRDREEALARGRRALELFIVEGVKTTIPLHLRLLDDPDVRRGRFSTKWLERWLLKHGPG
- a CDS encoding Glu/Leu/Phe/Val dehydrogenase; translated protein: MTLSPESTSGVLTRKPSRHANAPINPFEEMTQRFDRAAELLGLDPGLRKVLREPMKEVKVGIPVVMDNGKIEVFVGYRVHHNVVRGPAKGGVRYDPGVTLDEVRALASWMTWKCAVMNIPFGGGKGGVICDPRKLSRGELERITRRYTAELMDVFGPERDVPAPDVGTDSQTMAWVMDTYSMHVGHTVTSVVTGKPVSLGGSRGRVEATGRGVMIAGREACRAHGIPLAGSRVAVQGFGNVGSISAKMFHEQGAKVVAVSDINGAILNPEGLDVPALLAYVAEKKSVVGFPGAAPMDPAGLLTVDCDILIPAALENQITDENAGDIKARIIVEGANGPTTHDADDILQKKGVIVVPDIYANGGGVTVSYFEWVQDRMGFFWREKEVNERLEEIMVQSFQDIREMVAKHRVTYRIAAYMVAIQRVAHDLQMRGLYA
- a CDS encoding peptidylprolyl isomerase, producing the protein MTHGGRRAAATAGILLAAAGCVSFGGAPGPPKGTYRERLHGFAGLLAMEDRRSYDPLLAGRMAASPDPWLRAKTALAAGRLRDPDASILIPPLLADPEASVRGAAALAAGVSGDVRLVPLLAKALRDADAATAANAAEALGKLGGKDATDALLAVLAARDGVTSTRAASALAMFRRPEARTVAALVKVLAEDPLAPELRQAAVYSLSRKPEPAAVPALRAVLRKGSDEPIVVSWAARAVGLLGDEESAADLVALARSPSVSIAVQALGALNSLSKQNLFSESSDLTRIVRGVGLLRAKDFVPGVAVAAIRLLGVLPDSPESRAALEENLLRKGWRGQTALVALTRLDGARAPEKAAARLEKAIVGGTLEQRLGAAEALEYLAGGETGKDKEGISLNDPLVTTLLADPAARVRAAVLSSLSKNSSPRAFFWLLAGLADRDPAVRGVALEESAPLLEKGSEDLRRAWKSAFDAAFDSSEPDFTVGALDAAAARGEAGRALVAGHANDADAVTRDKARRVLVEKYGAAAASFRPIPVNTRLTDADYDRLSRAANESLFSATVETARGTAVLDLDAEEAPMTVESFRALAAKRFFDGIVIHRVVPDFVVQTGDPRGDGSGGPGYAIRDEINALRYARGAVGMALSGPDTGGSQWFATLAPQIHLDGGYTVFGRVRSGMDLFDGTEQDDTLVSVRVTERPRPARPPGASE
- a CDS encoding metallophosphoesterase family protein, which translates into the protein MRYLIISDLHSNDEALTAVLRRVKRKKFERVICLGDFVGYAADPNKVLDRYRTFRRPTYAIRGNHDKVVSGVEEGALFNPPALEAARWTTDRLSRENADFLRKLAPGPEVVDGKFVVCHGSPLDEDAYIFSDFDASLNFVQMHRLAEGVNLCFFGHSHIPSIFTLEPGGIRVEAVRDPRYKLRLDPEKRYLVNPGSVGQPRDRNPRAAYAIYDSDAGVVHFDRVPYDVATTRRKIERAGLPAVLGDRLLVGL
- a CDS encoding shikimate kinase; translation: MAAAPGRIYLVGFMGSGKTTAGRLLAGLFGLPFVDLDLAFEAMAGQTIRETFETRGEPWFREREAELLRGTASLGAAVVALGGGTFTFPENRDFVKSHGLSIFLDAPFDVIAERLAGKTADRPLFPSEERARELWEARLPSYRMADRTLDVTRDMTAADVAGRLADLAAPPLTAPDGAA